The Halogranum gelatinilyticum genome contains the following window.
TTCGCGTTCGATGTCGAGGTCTTCCTCGATGATGGCGTCCATCTCCGCTTCGACGTCCTCGAGGTCGTCCATGTCGAGGTCGACGTTCGTCACGTCGTAGTAGAAGCCCTCGTCCGTCCACGGGCCGATGGTCAGTTTGGCCTCGGGATGGAGTCGCTGGAGTGCCTGGGCGAAGACGTGGGCGGCGGAGTGTCGGAGAACGTCCAGATACTCGTCTGACTGGTCGGTGACGATGACGAGATCGTCACCGTCGTGCAGTTCGGAGGCTTTGTCGACGAGTTCGCCGTTGACGACACCGGCGACCGTGTCCTTTCCGAGACCCGGACCGATTTCGTAGGCGGCGTCCTCGACGGAGGCTCCGTCGGGGACGGAAAGCTCCGACCCGTCGGGGAGAATAACCACGATGTCACTCATACGAAAACGGAATCGGAGCGGCCGGATAAGTGTTGTTGAGACGCGCGACGGCGTGTCAATGCAGGGGAATCGCTTTGTCGGATGGCTCGGTGATGGTTTCGACTGGGCGACAGGTCGGGGGTGTCGTGAGAGACACAACGAAATCAATACTGAACCACCCCGACTACCGAGAGGACAACGAGACCGAGCCACCAGCCCACCATCGAAAGCCGAGAACACACCTCGTTTCCGCTGAAACGCCGATTCCGGAGAGATATATAGCTAACCGCAGGTTCTGACCCCGCAGTTTAGACGGATGACCGACGACCGAGACGTCTGAGCCAAGACGGGGAGACGGAGAGGTGGAGAAGGTCGTCCAGCGGGTAGAGCCGGTAGGCCACGTCAACGACACGGACGAACCGGGCGACCGAATCGACCCTGAACAGATTCCTCAACCGGCTCACGAGCTGTCACGTCTCCAGTGACCAAACCCTTCAAAGCCCCTCCACGACATACCTCAGCCATGCGATTCGACCGCCAAAGCGGCGTCTTCATGCACGTCACCTCTCTCCCCGGCCCGCACGGCATCGGCGACCTCGGCGACGGGGCCTACGCCTTCGTCGACTTTCTCGCCGAGGCCGACCAGTCACTCTGGCAGGTCTGTCCGCTCGGGCCGACCTCGTCGGCGATGGGCAACTCGCCGTATCAGGCCTACTCGGCCTTTGCGGGGAATCCGCTGCTTGTCAGTCTCGACCGCCTCGAAGAGCGCGGCTATCTGACCGACGACGACCTCGGACCCGTCCCCGACTTCGACCGCCACGAGACGGACTACGAGGCCGTCGGCGAGTACAAACGTCCCCTCCTCCGGACGGCCTTCGAGCGGTTCGAGGAGACCGCAAGCGACGAGGAGCGCGACGCCTTCGACGCCTTCCGCGAGCGCGAGGCCTCGTGGCTCGACGGCTACGCGCTGTTCATGAGCCTGAAGGAGGAGTTCGACGACGCGCTGTGGACCGAGTGGCCCCACGACGTCAAGGTGCGTGAGGAGAGCGCGCTGGCCGAGTACCGTGAGAAACTGGCCGACGAAATCAAATACCGTGAGTTCGTCCAGTTCGTCTTCGACCGGCAGTGGCACGACGTCCTCGAATACGCCCACGAGAAGGGTGTCAAGCTCGTCGGCGACCTGCCCATCTACGTCGCGCTCGACAGTGCCGACGTATGGGCCGCGCCGGAGGCGTTCGACCTGAACGAGGCGCACGAACCCGCCGCCGTGGCGGGCGTCCCGCCGAACAACCACGACGACGGCCAGCGGTGGGGCAACCCGCTCTACGACTGGGACGAGCTGCAGGCGACGGGCTACCAGTGGTGGCTCGACCGCCTCGACCGCCTCTTCGAGATGGTCGACGTCACCCGGCTCGACCACTTCAAGGGCTTCGACGAATACTGGGCCATCCCGGCCGACGCCGACAGCCCCGCCGCGGGCGAGTGGCGCGACGCGCCCGGATACGACTTCTTCGAGACGATTCAAGCGAGATTCGGCGACCTGCCGTTCATCGCCGAAGACCTCGGCTTCATCGACCAGCAGCTCATCGACTTCCGCGAGGAGTTCGACCTGCCCGGGATGAAGGTGCCCCACTACGCCAACTGGTGTCAGGGGGGCGACCCGAACCAGCCGATGCACTACCCCGAGAACTCGGTGGCCTACTCGGCGACCCACGACACGAACACGACCGTCGGCTACTACAACGACCTCCCCGAGGACCAGAAGGAGTGTCTGCACTACAACCTCGGCGTCGACGGCAGCGAGATCAACTGGTCGATGATCGAGGCGGTCTGGAACTCCAACGCCGTCATCGCACTCGCACCGATGCAGGACCTCCTGGGTCTCGACAGCCACGCTCGGTTCAACACCCCCGGTACGGCCGAGGGCAACTGGGACTGGCGGTGTACCGAGGAAGGCTTCGACTCCGGCGTGGCCGACCATCTGGCGATGCTGACCGACATCAGTATCCGTTAGACTGTCCACCGCATCACCGACGCGACGCCCGGTGCTGATGCTATTTTCCGCTCGGTCGCAGGTCCGTCAGCCCCACCGAGAGATAGAGCGAACTCGCGCCGCCGACGGCGACGACGAACCAGTAGGAGGCGAAGCGGTAGAGCAGGACGGCGGCGGCGACGACGTCGACGGTCGCACCAGTGAGGACGACGAGCACCGCGGCCGTCCCGACCTCTGTCCCGCCGAGCCCGCCCGGCGTCGGGAGCAGCGTCGCCAGCCCGCCCGCGGGGACGAGGAGCAGCGAGAGTGCCAGCGGCATGGTGTAGCCGACCGCCAAGAAGCCGAAGTACAGCGGCAGCGTGAACAGGACCCATCCGACGAGTGCGATGGCCGCGGCGCGGGCGACGACCGAGCGGTCCGCAGTGGCGCGGTCGAACGTCTCGAAGAAGCCGGCGACGCCGCGGTCGACGGCGTCGGCGGCGAGCCGCGGTCGGACGCTCGGGACGAGTCGGCCGAGCGTCACGCGGCCGACCGCCGCCAACAGCCGTGCGGTCCGCGAGAGTGTGCCGCGACCGTAGCGCGCCACGCCGACGAGACCGACGACGAGGCCCGCCGTGCCGACGACAACGACGGCACCCAGCCCGCTCCCGACGGGCGTCGTCAGGAGATACCAGCCGAAGCCGACGGCGGCGACGACGAGCGACGAACAGAAGATGACCAACTCGCTGGCCGTCACGGCCGCGAACGTCTGGCGGTAGTCGAGCTTGAGGTCCGAGGAGAAGACGTAGGCGAGCAGCGGGACGCCGCCGGCGTGGCCGAAGGGGAGCACCTGTTTGGCGAAGGTGCCCGCGAGGTAGCCGAAGCCGACGCGTTCGGAGGAGACATCCTCGTCGAGCGTCCGGAGGAAGAGCCACGAGACGGCTGCCCACGCGAGCTGGGCGACGAGACTCGCGACGAGTGCGAGCGCGAGATACCGCGGGTCGGCGGCCGCGAGCTGGGCGAGAATCGCGCCGAGTTGGACGTCGGCGACGACGACGAGACCGACGAGTGCCGCGAGGACGACGACGCCGAGGCCGACGCGGCGTCCGGCACTCGTCTTCGGCTCGACGGGGGAGTCAGTCATGCCAGGACAGACGACAGCGGGGGATATCAGTCTGTTTCCGCGGCCAGTCCGGAGGTGGGGTCGTCCGGAGACAGGGGAAGTCCTGCTGGCCGACGGGGGACACGCAGCCGGGGCGGGAGGACACGCAGCCATGGCTGGAGGGCACAACGGCTTTGGCACGCCGCCACAACGGGCGAGTGTGAAACGGCCAATCGGATACGTCTCGCTCGTTCTCGCGGCGGCCGCCGCGCTGCTCGGTGGGCTCGTACAGGCGGGCCAGCCGTTCGGAGCGTTGCCCGACATCAACGGTGTCCCAATCGACATCGCCGTCGGCAAGGGCTTGCTCGCCGCTGCGGTCATCTTCGGGCTGAACGGACTCTATCTCCTCGTCACCCAGGCGTTGATGAACCGGAGCACGAGCAAGCGTCGGGCGCACGACGTCCGGAACGTGCTCAGACTCGTCTTCGGCACCGTCGCCATCTTCGGCGTCCTCGGCGTCGTCACCGAGCAGTGGGTCGGAGTGCTGTTCTCGCTGGGTATCGTCGGCTTCGCGATCACCTTCGCGCTCCAACAGCCGCTGCTCTCGCTGCTCGGCTGGGTCTACATCATGGTCAAACGGCCCTACGGCGTCGGCGACCGCGTCAAGATCGAAGACACGAAGGGCGACGTCATCGCCGTCGACTTCCTCGTGACGACGCTCTGGGAGATCAACGGCGACCTCGTCTCCTCGAACCAGCCCTCCGGCCGCGTGGTGACGGTTCCGAACAGCGTCGTCCTCTCCTCGCAGGTCGTCAACTTCGGCGGCGAAGGCTTCCCGTTCGTCTGGAACGAGGTCTCCTTTCAGGTGTCCTACGAGACGGATCTCGAGTTCGCGGTCGAGTTGCTGGCCGACGAGGCCGACGACTTCCTCGGCGACGAGATGGCGGCCAACATCGCCCGCTACCGCGAACGGCTCGCCGAGACGGCCGTCGAGTTGGAGGTCCAAGACCGTCCCACGGTCAACGTCACGCAGGGCGAGTCGTGGGTCGAGCTACGGGTCCGCTATCTCGTCCGTCCGCGCCGCGGCCAACGGACGAAAAACGAGCTGTACCGCCGCGGTCTCGCCCGGTTCAACGAGCATCCCGACCGCGTCGGCTTCCCGGTCGGCCGGAACCGCTGAGTTCCAGGGCCACTCTGTCGGCCGCACCGACACCGCCGCGACGGCACGGCGACGCATTCACCGACCGAAACCCCGAAACCCGCGTACTCCCTCCTCTCGGACGATGGAACAGGGAGCCATTCCGCTCGGAGAGCTCGCCGGGGAGTTCGACCTGCAAGCGACCGTCGAGAGCGGGCAGAGCTATCTCTGGGACCGCGCCGACGGCGGGATGTACGAGGAGATGAGCGTCCACGGCGGCGACCACTGGTACGAGACGGTCGTCCCGCCACTGGACGGCGTCTCCGACGAGCAGGCCGTCGTCCGGGTGCGCCAGACCGACGGCGTGCTGGAGTGGGAGTCGACGACCGACGCTGTGCCGATTCTGACGCATTTGCTCCGGCTCGACGACGACCTCGACGCGATTCTCGACGCGACGCCCGACGACGGCCTGCTCGAACGGGCCTACGCGGCCTATCCGGGGATGCGCCTCGTCCGCGACCCGCCCTTCGCCTGCCTGATCTCGTTCATCTGCTCGGCGCAGATGCGCGTTTCGCGTATCCACGGGATGCAGATGGCTCTCGCCCAAGAATTCGGCGACACGGTCGAGTTGGATGGCGAGACGTACCACGCTTTTCCCACACCCGAACAGCTCGCGGCGCGGACCGAAGAGGAACTGCGAGAGCTGAAACTCGGCTACCGTGCGCCCTACGTCCAGCGGACGGCCGAGATGGTCGCCGAGGGCGAGGCCCACCCGAACGAGGCCCTCGGGCTGGAGTACGAAGACGCCCGGAAGTCGCTGACGCGGTTCGTCGGCGTCGGCGACAAGGTGGCCGACTGCGTGCTGCTCTTCTCGCTGGGCTTTCTGGAGGCGGTCCCACTGGACACCTGGATTCAGACGGCCATCGCGGAGTATTACCCCGAGTGCGAGCAGGGTGGCTACGCGACGACGTCGCGGGCGATTCGGGAGGCTCTCGGCGGCGACTACGCGGGCTACGCACAGACCTACGTCTTCTACTACCTCCGCGCTGGCGGCGAGTAGCCGGGCACTACCGCGCCGACGCCCACGAAACGAGCGCGCCGACGCCGAGACCGGCGAAGAGCGGGGCGTCGGACGGCTGGAGATACGGACCGATTCTCAGGAGAGCCAGTGCTGCGACGGCAACGGAGAGCGACGCACAGCCGAGGTAGACGGTCGGGGAAGTCACCACAGACGCCCGTACCGACCGGTGACCGATAGGAGTGTCGTCGATACAGATTGTTGTAGGCCGGTGCCGATAGCGCGCAGAGCGGACGCGCCCAGCGGTGACGGCACACCCGACCACGCCCGGCCACATCCCGCCACACCCTGCCGCATCCCCGTACCTTGACACAGCCCGACACACCCGAGCGTATATGTCGTTTGCCGTGGGAGTTTCAGGTATGGCCCCCGACAGCCCGCTCGACTCGGTGAGCGCGACCGACCTCGTCGGCGCGCTGCTCGTGCTCTGGGTGGTCGCACTCGCGACGCTGCTCACGAGCGGGAGCGACCCGACGACACCGCCCGTCTGGTGGGCACCGCTGGGTCTCGTCGTCCTGCTCGCGAGCAGCGTCGTCGCCTACGCGCTCCTCCGCCGAGCGGAGACGCGCGGCGAGCGACTGGGACAGGTCTGGGAGACCAGTCCCGAGTGCCAACACGACGACCGCGAACGCTGACTCGGTCCACGACGCGGCCCAAGCTACTTGTTCTGTCGCAGACAACTCCGGAATATGTCCTCCACTCCGTCGCTCCCGAGAGCCCTCCTCACCGGCGTCGCCGTCGCCGCCCTCGTCCTCCCGTTCGTCGTCGGCGTGAGCGCGCTCACCCCTCTGCCGCTGTGGGGGACGCTCGTCGTCGACGCGGTCATCGCGCTGCTCGTCGCCACAGCGGTGGTCGCTCGGCACCGTGACGGCGACAGCGAGGACGACACGGACGACGGTGACTCCGTCTGGGACCTCATCCCCGACTGGCAGTACGACGGCCGTCACGTCGAATCCGGCGGTCTCTCGCGCGGCGAGCAGGAGAAGGCACTGCGTGAGATGCAAGAGCGCGCCGAGGGTAGCGGGCAGCAGGAACGACAGCAGTCGTGAGTCTCACGCCCACCGCCTATGAGAGCCAGTGTCACACTACCGAGAGATACAATAGCAGTACGGAAACATAGCTTCGAGTGTGAAGAACGCCGACCCCCGCATCAGTGAGCATTACGACGAGCTGGCCGAATACTGGGCAGAGGTCGTCAACACACCCGAACGGCGAGAGCTCCTGTGGGCGACGCTCGAAGCGATGCTGGCACCCGTCGACGGCCGCCGTGTGCTGGACGCTGGCTGTGGCTCCGGTGTCTTTTCGGAGGCCCTCGCGACGAACGGTGCCGAGGTCGTCGGCGTCGACGTAAGCGAACAGATGGTCCAGCAAGCAAGAGAGCGGGTCCCGGACGCGACGTTCGTTCAGGGTGACCTCGGCGAACCGCTCGTATTCCTCGACGACGACAGCGTCGACGCCGTGCTCTGTCAGCACGTCTTTTCGCACCTCGAAACGTTGACCACACCGCTCGACGAGTTCGCTCGGGTGCTCCGTGACGGCGGCACGCTCGTTGTTTCGACACACAATCCGGTCCACGACTACCTCGTCGTGCGCGATGGAGCGTATCCAACCGAGGACGAGCAGACACCCGAGTCGGCTGTCGAGACCGCTGACAGTGAGCCGTCGTACGCCGACACGGAACGGTACGACGTCCACTGGGGCTCTGGAGACGAGGTGAACCGCGGCACCTACTACCGCCGCTCCATCGAGGGAATCTTGACTCCGCTTCTGGACGCAGGGTTCACCCTCGAATCGGTCGTCGAACCGGTCCCGGACGACGCGTTCAGGCGCGACCATCCCGCGGCCGCCGAGAAGTATAAGAACGGACTGGCACACTCCATCTGCCTCTGCTTGACCGCGTAGTTCGACGTAGTCGAAGGTCGCGGGAAGGCTGCAGTTCCGGGGTGGTCGCGAAGTCGCCTCCCGAGCGCGTCCGCGGCTCACCGTATTATCTGCCTGACCACAACGGTTACCCACACCGACTCCGCAGACGAACCGTGGACGACATCGTCGAGTGGCTGCGGAGCAGGCCGTACTACGAGGGACAGATCAGCGAGCACCGTGCGATTCCCGCCCGCGACCCGACCTTCGTCGACGTCGACCTCGAACCGCGGCTCGCGTCGACCCTCGAAAAAGAGGGCATCACGCGCCTCTACCGCCACCAGGCGGAGGCTATCGAGGCCGTCCGCGACGGCGGGAACGTCGTCCTCGCCACCGAGACGGCGAGTGGCAAGAGCCTCGCCTACACCGTCCCCGCCTTCGAGCGGGCGATGGACCACGGCGGGCGGACGCTCTATCTCGGCCCGCAGAACGCCCTCATCGCCGACCAGGAGGAGACACTTTCAGAACTTGCCCGCGGTCTCGGCTTCGGCAGTCGCGTCTCGGTCGCCCAATACACCGGCCGCCTCTCGAAGTCCGAAAAGCGCGACGTGCGCGACCGGATGCCAACCGTCCTGCTCTCGAATCCCGATATGCTGCACTACGCGCTGCTCCCGCACAACCACCGGCTGTGGGACTGGTTCTTCTCCTCCTTGGAGACCGTCGTCATCGACGAGATCCACGGCTACCGCGGCGTCTTCGGCAGTCAGGTCGCCCTGACGCTCCGGCGGCTGCGGCGTATCTGCGACCGCTATGGGTCTCAGCCGCAGTTCGTCTGCTGTTCGGCGACCATCGGCAACCCCGTCGAGCACGCCGCCCGAGTCACCGGCGAATCGGAGTCGTCGTTCAGCCTCGTCGACGAGGACGCGAGTAAGACCGGGCCGCGCCACTGGGTGCTGTGGAACCCGCCGGAGTACGAGGGTGGCGGCGGCGGAAGTGGTCGCCGTCGGTCCAGCCACGTCGAGACGAAGAACCTCTTCGTCGACCTCGTCGCCGAGGGCTACCAGACGCTCGCCTTCACCCGCGCCCGGCAGGCCGCCGAGCGGTACGCGACCGACAGCGCGAAGGAACTGCGACAGCGCGGCGAACACGACGCTGCGGGTGGCATCGAGGCGTATCAGGCCGCCCTGCGGCACGAACGCCGCCGCGACATCGAAGGAGGACTCCACTCCGGCGACGTCCGCGGCGTCTGGAGCACGAACGCCTTGGAACTCGGTGTCGACGTGGGCGGACTCGACGCCGTCCTGCTGGACGGTTACCCCGGCACGCGGATGTCGGCGTTCCAGCAGGCTGGCCGCGCGGGCCGCGGCGACGACCCCGCGCTCGTGGTCATGGTCGGCGGCGAAGACCAACTGGACCAGTATCTGATGCGCAATCCCACGGACTTCTTCGAGGCCGACCCCGAGGAGGCCATCTCGAACCCCGAAAACACCGAACTCATGCCCGGCCACGTCCGCTCAGCCGCGAGCGAGAACTGGCTATCGACCGACGACGAGCGGTACTTCGGCCCGCCGTTCCCCGAAATCGTGGGCGACCTCGAAGCCGCCGGAAAACTGGACCGGCGCGACACGGAGGGCGGAATCCGGTGGACGAACGCGGGCGGCAGTCCGCAACACGAGATGAACCTCCGGACCATCGACGACCGGGAGATCGACCTGCTCGATAGGCGGAAAAACGAAATCATCGGCTCGCTCTCCTTCTCGGATGGCCTGCGAGACGCCCATCCCGGTGCCGTCTACCATCACCAGGGGCAGTCCTACGAAGTAGTCGAGTTGGACCTGGACCGCGACGTCGCCGAACTCCAGCCGACGTGGGCCGACTACTACACCCGCATCCTCAGCGACAAGGACATGGTCGTCAACGCGGATTTGGCCGAAAAGCCGCTGTCGGCGCGGCCGGACGTTCTCGTCAGATTTGCCGACGTGACCGTGACGACGCAGATTACGGGCTTCGAGCGTCGCGACCCCAAGCGCGGCGAGGCCATCGGCCGCGAGTCGCTCGACCTGCCGGAGACGACGCTGCGGACGAAGGCACTCTACTACACCGTTCCTCCCGATGTGGAGGCGGAGATGCGCGAGGAGTGGGGCGAGTGGGCGTTCAACGGCGGCATCCACGCCGCCGAACACGGCACCATCTCGCTGATGCCGCTGTCACTGCTCTGTGACCGCGGCGACATCGGCGGCATCTCGACGCCCTATCACGAACACACGGACCGAAGTACGATCTTCATCTACGACGGCTACCCCGGCGGCGTCGGCATCACCCGCGGCGGCTACGGACAGATAGAGGAGCTCATGAAGCGGACGGCGCGGCTCATCGACCAGTGTGACTGCGCGGACGGCTGTCCGGCCTGCGTCCAGTCGCCGCAGTGTGGCAACGCCAACGAACCGCTGTCGAAGGCCCCGGCAGTATATCTCTTGGAGTCGCTGACGGGCCAACGCGAGTGAGCGAAGAACGGTGACGGGCCAGGGCGAGAGAACGGAGAAGTAAACGGAGAAGTGAGCGTCTGCGAGACCCTGGCGACGCTTGTACGACGCTGGCGACGACACTGGCGACGAAGCTAGCGACTACGCCGGTGTCGTCCGCTGGAGTCGGAGCGTCACGGTCGAGCCGCTGTCGTCTTTTTCGAAGCCGAGGACGCCCTCCGAGGCGTCAGCGACGGCCTTGACGAGCCAGAGCCCGAGTCCGCTGCCGTGTTGGAGCTGGGTGAGTTCGGTGTCACCGGTCAGGACGCCTGTCTCGTGGTCCGGGATGCCCGGGCCGTCGTCGTGCACGCTGACCGTGACCCACTCGTCGTCGCCAGTGAGCGAGAGACCGACCTCGGGGTTATCGGCCGGGTTGTGCTCGACGGCGTTCTCGACGAGTTCGGTCAGTGCCAGCCCGAGGTCCGAGTCGACGGCGGCCCAGTGGGCGTCGTTGTCGTTGCTGTCGTCGATGTCGACGGTTACCCGTGCGTCGGGATGTGCGTCGGCCGCGTCGTCGGCCGCCTGCCGGACGATGGCACCGACGTCACGGGGACGGCGGTCGTCGGTTCCACGCTCGTGGATCTGCATGACGTGCTTGGCGTTGTCGGCGAGACTGCCGACGGCCGCCGCGCGGGCACTGACGGCCTCGGCCGACTTCACCAACTGGGGGTCGTCGACGTTGGCCGCGAGGATGTCGGCGTGACCCTGGAGGACCGTCGCGCTGTTGCGGAGGTTGTGGCGGATGACCCGGTTCAGGACGGCGATTCGCTGACGTTCGCGGGCGAGCTGTTCGGCGCGGACACGGCGGGCGTCGTGGAAGCCGATGATGACGTGGGCGGCCGCGCCGAGTGCCAGGAGATTCGCGACGGTGAAACCCGGATTACTGAGCATCGACCCGAGCTGACTCTGGTAGGCGATGTTGGCGACCATCACCGAGCCGAGGACGACCACCCCGAGCAGGTTCCAGACGGCGATACGGACGGCGTTCGTCGTCGAGAAGCCACTGCGGTAGAGCGCGACGCCGACGAGACACAGTCCGACAGAGACTGCGGCACCGACGGCCGAGAGGGCGGTGCCGACGGCTGGCGGCCCGGTCGAGAGATGGACCAGATGCAGGACGAGAAGCCCGAGACCGGTCAGACTCACCGACCCGCTGGCGAGGAGTCGGTTCGGGCTGCTATCGGACCGTCGTGTGGGCATCTCGGTCGGTTCGTCTAAGCTATCGAGCATCAGTGTGTCGCGGACGACAGCACGGACACTCCGAACGAAATCACTCATCAGGAGCTACTGTGGCGGCTAGAATATGTATCTATGTGATAAATTATTTGCTGCGAGAATTAGGCCGACCAAAGAACCAACAGGTATTTTTGGCAGGCCTAAAAACGAGGGAGCAATGAGTCAGGACATCTGTGTCGTCGTACCGACGATTCGGGAGTACGAGTGTATGCGCTCGTACTTCGCAAACGCCCGGAAGCACGGCTTCGACCTCGACCGGCTGTTCGTTCTCTTGGTTACGGAGGATTTCTGCGACACCGACGAGATGCAGGCGATGCTGGACGACGAGGGCGTCGACGGCGCGGTCTTCGACGGCAGCCGTCGCGAAGAGTGGTACGACGAGCAGGGTGTGAGCGAGTTCGAACATATCGTCCCGGCCGCCAGCCACGCCGAGACGAGTTTCGGCCTGCTCTACATGTGGGCGCACGACCGCTTCGACTACGGCGTCTTCATCGACGACGACACGCTCCCGCACGACGAGTGGGACTTCTTCGGCCGTCACATGGAGAACCTCCACTACGAGGGCGAGATCGAGTCCGTTCGCTCCGACGAGCAGTGGGTCAACGTGCTCTATCAGAACGCCGACGACCACGGTCTCTATCCGCGCGGCTACCCCTACGGCGCGATGCACGAAACCGTCGAGACCGGTTCGACGGCGGTCTCGGACGTCGTCGCCTCCCAGGGTCTCTGGACGAACGTGCCGGACCTCGACGCCGTCCGCATCCTGATGGACGGCGATCTCCAGGGGCAGGCCCAGACGCGCACGGACTTCGAGGACTTCGACGGCGACTTCGTCGCCGAGCGCGGCCAGTATCTCACCGTCTGCTCGATGAACCTCGCGTTCAAGCGCGAGGTCATCCCGGCGTTCTACCAGCTGCCGATGGACGACAACGAGTGGGACGTCGGCCGGTTCGACGACATCTGGTCGGGTGTCTTCCTGAAGCGCGCGGCCGACGTCCTCGACAAGGACATCGTCAACGGCTACCCGCTCTGTGAGCACAACAAGGCCCCGCGGCCGACGTTCGACGACCTGAACAACGAGGTGCCCGGTCTCGAACTCAACGAACATCTCTGGGAGGAGATCGACGACGTCGGCGGCGACGCCGACAGCTACGCGGCGGTCTTCGAGGCGATGGCCGACACGCTCGCCGAGGGCGACTGGGACGAGTACACCAACGGAGACTTCTTCACCTTCGTCGGCGAACATATGCACGACTGGCTGGCGTGTCTCGACGCGCTGGAAACCGAGAAGCAAGCCGTCGTCGCCGACGACTGATTCTGAAGCCGGATTCGCGAACCGGCAGTTATATATGTTTTAGGCAGGCCTAAATCATGTATGGAAGACGACGACGGAGAGCCGCGGCTGCATAGTCGGCGGCGTATCCTCGGTGCGAGTGGGCTGGTCGGTGCGACCGCACTGGCTGGCTGTAGTAGTTTCCTGCCATCCTCCGGCGGCGACGGTGGCGA
Protein-coding sequences here:
- a CDS encoding sensor histidine kinase; its protein translation is MSDFVRSVRAVVRDTLMLDSLDEPTEMPTRRSDSSPNRLLASGSVSLTGLGLLVLHLVHLSTGPPAVGTALSAVGAAVSVGLCLVGVALYRSGFSTTNAVRIAVWNLLGVVVLGSVMVANIAYQSQLGSMLSNPGFTVANLLALGAAAHVIIGFHDARRVRAEQLARERQRIAVLNRVIRHNLRNSATVLQGHADILAANVDDPQLVKSAEAVSARAAAVGSLADNAKHVMQIHERGTDDRRPRDVGAIVRQAADDAADAHPDARVTVDIDDSNDNDAHWAAVDSDLGLALTELVENAVEHNPADNPEVGLSLTGDDEWVTVSVHDDGPGIPDHETGVLTGDTELTQLQHGSGLGLWLVKAVADASEGVLGFEKDDSGSTVTLRLQRTTPA
- a CDS encoding alpha-1 4-glucan-protein synthase; amino-acid sequence: MSQDICVVVPTIREYECMRSYFANARKHGFDLDRLFVLLVTEDFCDTDEMQAMLDDEGVDGAVFDGSRREEWYDEQGVSEFEHIVPAASHAETSFGLLYMWAHDRFDYGVFIDDDTLPHDEWDFFGRHMENLHYEGEIESVRSDEQWVNVLYQNADDHGLYPRGYPYGAMHETVETGSTAVSDVVASQGLWTNVPDLDAVRILMDGDLQGQAQTRTDFEDFDGDFVAERGQYLTVCSMNLAFKREVIPAFYQLPMDDNEWDVGRFDDIWSGVFLKRAADVLDKDIVNGYPLCEHNKAPRPTFDDLNNEVPGLELNEHLWEEIDDVGGDADSYAAVFEAMADTLAEGDWDEYTNGDFFTFVGEHMHDWLACLDALETEKQAVVADD